The following coding sequences lie in one Fusarium poae strain DAOMC 252244 chromosome 1, whole genome shotgun sequence genomic window:
- a CDS encoding hypothetical protein (BUSCO:26946at5125), whose protein sequence is MMNGTEKSDFEEDKFGPKEGSLVAAFDAFPKSKPQYIQRTSGGGKWTVAVSIISLILIWGELGRWWRGVESHNFEVEAGVSREMQINLDIVVKMNCDDIHINVQDASGDRIMAAKRLKTDKTLWGQWADNKGVHKLGRDSQGRVVTGQGYNDPKYEDEGFGEEHVHDIVALGKKRAKWAKTPRFRGNADSCRIYGSLDLNKVQGDFHITARGHGYMGHGEHLDHSKFNFSHVISELSYGPFYPSLVNPLDGTVNTAANNFHKFQYYLSVVPTMYSVNSRSILTNQYAVTEQSKAVDDRWIPGVFFKYDIEPILLTVHESRDGIISLFVKIINIISGVLVAGHWGFTISDWIHDVIGRRRRSNGGVGVLGSKEGFDQ, encoded by the exons ATGATGAATGGCACGGAAAAGTCGGACTTTGAAGAGGACAAGTTTGGTCCCAAGGAGGGAAGCTTGGTAGCTGCTTTTGATGCGTTTC CCAAGTCAAAGCCGCAATACATCCAACGAACCTCGGGAGGTGGAAAATGGACAGTCGCCGTGTCCATCATCTCGCTCATCCTTATTTGGGGTGAGCTTGGTCGCTGGTGGCGCGGCGTCGAGTCTCACAACTTCGAAGTCGAGGCCGGCGTCTCACGAGAAATGCAGATCAACTTGGATATAGTGGTCAAAATGAACTGCGACGATATTCACATCAACGTTCAGGATGCTTCTGGCGATCGAATCATGGCGGCCAAGCGCCTCAAAACCGACAAGACTCTTTGGGGACAGTGGGCAGACAACAAAGGTGTTCATAAGCTTGGACGGGATAGTCAAGGCCGAGTCGTCACTGGCCAGGGATACAACGACCCAAAGTACGAAGATGAGGGTTTCGGCGAGGAACACGTTCACGATATTGTTGCGCTTGGAAAGAAGAGAGCTAAGTGGGCAAAGACACCCCGATTCAGGGGCAATGCCGACAGCTGTCGTATCTACGGAAGTCTGGACTTGAACAAGGTGCAGGGTGATTTTCACATTACTGCTCGTGGCCACGGTTACATGGGCCATggcgagcatcttgaccacagCA AGTTTAACTTTTCGCACGTCATCTCGGAGCTTTCTTACGGCCCCTTCTACCCCTCGCTCGTCAATCCCCTCGACGGTACTGTCAACACTGCTGCCAACAACTTCCACAAGTTCCAATACTACCTTTCCGTTGTGCCCACCATGTACAGCGTCAACTCCAGGTCCATCCTGACCAACCAGTATGCCGTCACGGAGCAGAGCAAGGCAGTCGACGACCGATGGATTCCTGGAGTCTTCTTCAAGTACGACATCGAGCCAATCCTGCTGACAGTTCACGAGAGCCGCGACGGTATCATTAGCTTGTTTGTTAaaatcatcaacatcatcagcgGTGTTCTCGTCGCTGGACACTGGGGCTTCACAATCAGTGATTGGATCCACGATGTCATTGGtcgccgaagacgcagcaaCGGTGGAGTTGGTGTCTTGGGATCAAAGGAGGGTTTTGATCAGTAA
- a CDS encoding hypothetical protein (SECRETED:SignalP(1-23)~TransMembrane:1 (n4-14c21/22o437-457i)~CAZy:GH76) encodes MKSFCSAGTIALLASTGLVNAQASPYSISSTDAIKKSAKQLAADLIEYYHGNDPGGIPGILPGPPPNGDYYWWEGGAMWGTYMDYWKCTGDTKYNDLVMQGMQFQVGDDQDYQPSNVTLSLGNDDQGFWGMSAMLAAELAFPNPPSDQPGWLALAQAVFNTQANPDRHDDTCGGGLRWQIPRTNNGYDYKNSIANGCFFNLGARLARYTGNKTYADWAEKTWDWIEGVGFLDPTTYKIYDGGHVGKNCTDINKAQFSYNSGVFLQGAAFMYNHTDGSQKWEQRLDKLVDATISNFFPKDIAVEIACENHDTCTTDMYSFKGYVHRWMSQATHLAPFIRPKILPVLEKSAQAAIAQCTGGETGRVCGFKWASGKYDGKTGAGQQMNVLAAVSSLLMENTPPPVTASKGGTSKGNPNAGNVGDGKIDKTYGPLTTADKAGAGILTFLVLSFACGMFGWMSMGK; translated from the exons ATGAAGTCCTTTTGTTCCGCCGGCACAATTGCGCTTTTGGCTTCAACGGGTCTTGTCAACGCCCAGGCGTCGCCTTACAGCATCTCAAGCACAG ACGCCATCAAGAAGTCGGCCAAACAACTCGCCGCTGATTTGATCGAATACTACCACGGAAATGACCCCGGTGGTATTCCAGGTATCCTGCCCGGTCCTCCTCCCAACGGCGACTACTACTGGTGGGAAGGTGGTGCGATGTGGGGGACGTATATGGATTACTGGAAGTGCACCGGCGATACCAAATACAACGACCTTGTGATGCAGGGCATGCAGTTCCAAGTCGGAGACGACCAAGATTATCAGCCCAGCAATGTTACCCTATCTCTCGGAAACGACGATCAAGGCTTCTGGGGCATGTCTGCCATGTTGGCTGCCGAGTTGGCATTCCCCAACCCTCCTTCAGATCAGCCTGGCTGGCTAGCTCTCGCTCAAGCTGTTTTCAACACCCAGGCCAACCCTGACCGACACGACGATACTTGTGGCGGTGGTCTTCGATGGCAGATTCCTCGAACAAACAACGGTTACGATTACAAGAACA GTATCGCCAACGGTTGTTTCTTCAACCTGGGTGCCCGACTTGCTCGATACACGGGCAACAAGACCTACGCCGACTGGGCTGAGAAGACATGGGATTGGATTGAGGGCGTTGGTTTCCTCGACCCCACCACTTATAAGATTTATGATGGCGGTCACGTCGGAAAGAACTGTACCGATATCAACAAGGCCCAGTTCTCCTACAACTCTGGTGTCTTCCTCCAGGGCGCTGCCTTTATGTACAACCAC ACCGACGGCTCGCAAAAGTGGGAGCAACGTCTCGATAAGTTGGTCGATGCCACTATTTCAAACTTCTTCCCCAAGGACATTGCTGTTGAAATCGCCTGCGAGAACCACGACACTTGCACTACCGACATGTACTCCTTCAAGGGTTACGTACACCGATGGATGTCACAGGCGACCCATCTTGCGCCTTTCATCCGACCCAAGATTCTCCCTGTCCTCGAAAAGTCCGCACAAGCTGCCATTGCCCAATGCACAGGCGGAGAGACTGGACGCGTTTGTGGTTTCAAGTGGGCTAGCGGCAAGTACGATGGCAAGACCGGTGCTGGCCAGCAGATGAACGTTCTTGCAGCCGTGTCATCTCTTCTCATGGAGAACACTCCTCCTCCCGTCACAGCAAGCAAGGGAGGTACCTCCAAGGGTAACCCCAACGCGGGTAACGTCGGAGACGGCAAGATTGACAAGACCTACGGACCTCTTACTACTGCTGACAAGGCTGGTGCTGGTATCCTGACCTTCCTGGTCCTGTCCTTTGCATGCGGCATGTTTGGCTGGATGAGTATGGGTAAATAA
- the RO4 gene encoding Actin-like protein (BUSCO:25392at5125), whose amino-acid sequence MADSLHNAPIVLDNGSGTIRAGFAGDDLPKCFFPSWVGRPKHLRVLAGALEGEVFIGQKAASELRGLLKIRYPLEHGIVTDWDDMERIWEYVYGEGLKTLSEEHPVLLTEPPLNPRSNRDTAAQILFETFNVPALHTSIQAVLSLYASGRTTGIVLDSGDGVSHAVPVYEGFAMPSSIRRIDVAGRDVTEYLQTLLRKSGYVFHTSAEKEVVRLIKESVSYVAHDPRKEERDWVGVKPNDSKVAEYVLPDGYKLKIGAERFRAPEILFDPEIIGLEYPGVHQIVVDAINRTDLDLRKSLYSNIVLSGGSTLTKGFGDRLLTELQKLAVKDMRIKIFAPPERKYSTWIGGSILAGLSTFRKMWVSIDDWHENPDIIHTKFT is encoded by the exons ATGGCCGACTCTCTTCACAATGCGCCTATAGTCCTCGACAATGGATCTGGCACCATTCGAGCCGGTTTCGCAGGCGACGATCTACCAAAGTGTTTCTTCCCATCGTGGGTTGGTCGACCAAAACATTTGAGAGTTCTTGCGGGTGCTCTCGAGGGTGAGGTGTTCATAGGACAAAAGGCAGCTTCGGAATTGCGAGGATTACTCAAGATTCGGTATCCCCTCGAGCACGGCATTGTCACCGATTGGGACGATATGGAGAGAATTTGGGAGTATGTTTACGGAGAGGGGTTAAAGACTCTCAGTGAAGAG CACCCAGTCCTGTTGACGGAACCGCCTCTGAACCCACGAAGCAATCGCGACACGGCGGCCCAGATCCTCTTTGAGACGTTCAACGTCCCCGCACTCCACACATCCATCCAAGCTGTGCTATCACTATACGCCAGTGGTCGAACAACCGGTATCGTTCTCGATTCAGGTGATGGTGTTTCTCATGCCGTGCCTGTGTACGAAGGTTTCGCCATGCCAAGCAGTATTCGCCGAATCGATGTAGCAGGCCGAGACGTGACGGAGTACCTACAGACGCTGCTACGGAAGAGTGGATACGTCTTTCACACGAGCGCCGAGAAGGAGGTTGTGAGGTTGATCAAGGAGAGCGTTTCGTACGTTGCTCATGACCCacgaaaagaagagagagattGGGTTGGTGTGAAGCCCAACGACAGCAAGGTTGCCGAATACGTTCTCCCAGACGGTTATAAGCTCAAG ATTGGCGCAGAACGTTTCCGAGCTCCTGAGATCCTCTTTGACCCTGAAATTATCGGTCTTGAATACCCTGGTGTTCACCAAATTGTTGTCGATGCTATCAACCGGACAGATCTGGATCTGCGAAAATCGCTTTACAGCAACATCGTTCTCTCTGGAGGAAGCACGCTGACAAAGGGCTTTGGTGACCGTCTCTTGACGGAACTGCAAAAATTGGCAGTCAAGGATATGAGAATCAAGATCTTTGCGCCGCCAGAGAGAAAGTACTCGACCTGGATCGGAGGCAGCATTCTTGCTGGATTGAGTACTTTCCGAAAG ATGTGGGTGAGCATCGATGACTGGCATGAGAATCCCGACATTATTCACACCAAGTTCACATAA
- a CDS encoding hypothetical protein (BUSCO:9219at5125), whose translation MVKANANAAPAATAPGVYSAVYSGIPVYEFQFGAELKEHVMRRRSDNWINATHILKAAGFDKPARTRILERDVQKDVHEKIQGGYGKYQGTWIPLESGQALAERHSVIDRLRPIFEYTQGAESPPPAPRHASKPKGPKSRPPLPKWNNPPPPPPAPAPVIQEDGDTLMGDEDTPDNLTVASASYMAEDERFEIPQAPGTGRKRRRDDNNLQDLTEQQHALYGDELLDYFLLSKTDQPAVKPDPPANFQPNWPIDAEDHTALHWASAMGDLDVVKQLKRFNASSTVKNIRGETPFMHSVNFTNCYEKQSFPMVMKELFETFDARDNVGCTVIHHAAVMKNGRVFNSSCSRYYLDNILNKLQETLEPSAFQQLLDIQDNEGNTALHLAAQRNARKCIRALLGRNASSDLANHEGIRAEDLIMDLNATKKDRGPQRSSSPFAPESQRHASFKDALIEKANRQSPVVFQSAAANTVQSRISPLIMEKFQDLAKSYEDEFREKDIAESEAKRLLSNTQQELTAVRQSITDVEGQLEPEEAASKQATEANLAKHQVLSLITHQNRLHVQRAVDSELSRVNGEGGGQEESYDKRLRLARELSSLLAEQRKAEAEYVEALSMVGTGDKIEKYKKLLNRCLDPKEAESLDTNLDSLIEMMEEERDENGMVGAMDPEPMELSVGI comes from the exons ATGGTCAAGGCCAATGCTAATGCAGCACCAGCTGCCACAGCACCTGGCGTGTACAGCGCAGTATATAGTGGA ATACCTGTATACGAATTTCAGTTCGGTGCCGAGCTCAAAGAGCATGTTATGCGAAGAAGGTCAGACAATTGGATCAATGCGACACACATCCTCAAGGCGGCTGGATTCGACAAACCAGCTCGAACCAGAATTCTCGAACGAGATGTGCAGAAAGACGTCCATGAAAAAATCCAAGGTGGCTATGGGAAATACCAAG GAACATGGATACCGCTCGAGAGCGGACAAGCATTAGCAGAGCGACATAGTGTCATTGACCGATTGCGACCGATTTTCGAATACACTCAAGGCGCAGAGAGTCCTCCTCCGGCCCCCAGGCATGCTAGTAAACCCAAAGGGCCAAAATCTCGACCTCCGCTGCCGAAATGGAACA ATCcgcctcctccacctcctgcTCCAGCGCCCGTGATTCAAGAAGATGGAGATACCCTGATGGGTGACGAAGATACCCCTGATAATCTCACGGTCGCATCTGCATCCTACATGGCCGAAGACGAACGATTCGAGATACCTCAAGCGCCGGGCACGGGCCGAAAACGCAGAAGAGACGATAACAACCTCCAAGATCTTACCGAGCAGCAACATGCCCTATACGGTGACGAGCTCCTCGACTACTTCCTCCTCAGTAAAACAGACCAGCCAGCAGTGAAGCCTGACCCTCCGGCAAACTTTCAGCCTAACTGGCCTATTGATGCAGAGGATCATACAGCGCTTCACTGGGCATCAGCTATGGGCGATCTGGATGTCGTCAAGCAGCTGAAGCGATTTAATGCATCTTCTACAGTCAAGAACATCCGAGGCGAAACACCATTTATGCATTCCGTGAACTTCACTAACTGTTACGAGAAACAGAGTTTTCCTATGGTTATGAAAGAACTATTCGAGACATTCGACGCTCGTGACAACGTGGGTTGTACAGTAATTCACCACGCAGCCGTGATGAAGAACGGTAGGGTCTTCAACTCGTCGTGCTCGAGATATTACCTGGACAACATCCTGAACAAACTACAGGAAACGTTGGAACCCAGCGCATTTCAGCAATTACTGGATATCCAGGATAACGAAGGAAATACGGCATTGCATCTCGCGGCGCAACGAAATGCTAGGAAATGTATCCGAGCACTGTTGGGGCGCAACGCTTCATCAGATCTTGCGAATCATGAGGGCATAAGGGCAGAGGATCTGATCATGGATCTGAACGCAACTAAGAAGGACCGTGGACCACaaagatcatcatcacctttTGCCCCTGAGTCTCAACGACATGCGTCATTTAAGGATGCGCTTATCGAGAAGGCCAATAGACAATCACCAGTTGTTTTCCAGTCAGCGGCAGCAAACACAGTCCAGTCGCGGATCTCGCCCCTTATCATGGAGAAGTTCCAAGATCTAGCCAAGAGCTACGAGGACGAATTTCGTGAGAAGGATATAGCAGAATCTGAGGCAAAACGACTACTGTCCAACACTCAACAAGAGCTGACCGCTGTGCGACAAAGTATCACAGATGTTGAGGGTCAACTGGAGCCAGAAGAAGCAGCATCCAAACAGGCGACTGAAGCCAATTTGGCCAAGCATCAGGTTCTGTCACTGATAACACACCAGAACCGCCTGCATGTCCAAAGGGCAGTGGACAGCGAACTTAGCCGCGTCAACGGCGAGGGCGGTGGGCAAGAAGAGTCATATGACAAGAGACTGCGCCTCGCGCGGGAGCTCAGCTCGTTGCTTGCGGAGCAGCGCAAGGCCGAGGCAGAATACGTCGAGGCGTTGAGCATGGTGGGCACAGGGGACAAGATTGAGAAATACAAAAAGCTGCTCAACAGGTGCCTCGACCCCAAGGAGGCTGAGAGTCTGGACACGAATCTCGACAGCCTGATCGAGATGATGGAGGAAGAGCGGGATGAAAACGGCATGGTTGGCGCTATGGACCCTGAGCCAATGGAACTATCGGTTGGCATATAA
- a CDS encoding hypothetical protein (TransMembrane:1 (o38-60i)~BUSCO:45703at5125) translates to MPVTNQGVTQLTPDTTSTSSATGNYLNKSSPSLQTLQAGLALFAVAVIARFCVLQLYLWLRQMRGLDQQNLPARSIISSFSQPRRLLQSRPIWTMDEKDTTPLGHRGDIDVESGLQVSSAEKNLVINPNWQSADNAMSKHIISRPPPAPPLTPPELSTAVFTFEGRARPGDDSFIHQPNPDYMSSTADAVLPPSAGTASVTRRRSYNKTLPIGVPVSQSQDISDAADLVLSPSSYPSASPFLPPAPPNAGTTEIGVQGEIIGVLDTEGAGWTRHTRVYGGGVCLACAASGGNHGGGFYGATVRPEEMR, encoded by the coding sequence ATGCCCGTAACTAATCAAGGTGTAACACAACTTACACCTGACACCACCTCGACGTCGTCTGCTACCGGCAACTACTTGAATAAGTCGTCTCCCTCTCTGCAGACTCTTCAAGCTGGTCTAGCtctctttgctgttgctgtgaTTGCACGGTTTTGCGTTTTACAACTGTACTTATGGTTGCGACAAATGCGCGGCTTGGATCAACAGAACCTTCCTGCTAGATCTATCATCTCGTCTTTCTCACAGCCTCGACGACTATTGCAGTCGCGGCCTATCTGGACAATGGATGAGAAGGACACCACACCACTGGGGCATCGGGGAGATATCGATGTGGAAAGTGGCCTACAAGTCAGCTCTGCAGAGAAGAACTTGGTCATCAACCCCAACTGGCAAAGTGCAGACAATGCCATGTCCAAACACATCATATCGCGACCACCTCCGGCACCACCTTTGACTCCTCCTGAGTTGAGCACGGCTGTTTTTACTTTTGAAGGTCGTGCCCGACCTGGTGACGATAGTTTCATCCATCAGCCAAACCCTGATTACATGTCTTCAACTGCAGACGCTGTCCTTCCCCCTAGCGCAGGAACAGCCTCAGTCACCCGTCGGCGCTCATACAACAAAACTCTTCCTATCGGAGTCCCCGTTTCCCAATCACAAGACATATCAGATGCTGCCGATCTCGTCTTGTCGCCCAGCTCCTATCCATCTGCCAGTCCGTTTTTACCACCGGCTCCACCAAACGCAGGAACCACGGAGATCGGCGTCCAGGGCGAGATCATTGGTGTTCTTGATACCGAGGGTGCCGGCTGGACGAGACATACACGTGTGTACGGGGGCGGAGTCTGCCTTGCTTGTGCAGCCTCGGGCGGGAATCACGGTGGTGGTTTCTACGGAGCAACTGTCCGGCCAGAGGAAATGCGATGA